One window of the Mycobacteriales bacterium genome contains the following:
- a CDS encoding response regulator transcription factor yields the protein MTSVLICDDQRTVRDGLARCVASIPGVARVDTAASGEEVLARWPAERHDLVLMDVQMPGIGGVEATRRLTRDYPTATVVMLTVAADRDAVATAIAGGARGYLHKETSREEVCATVAHALTLSVLGGEAPKPAAPRRTDDAPDLTQRELQVLTGMAGGKSNAQIGRDLFLSEDTIKTHARRLFRKLDVGDRAEAVASGFRHGLVS from the coding sequence GTGACCAGCGTGTTGATCTGCGACGACCAGCGCACCGTGCGCGACGGTCTGGCGCGCTGCGTCGCCTCGATCCCCGGGGTCGCCCGGGTGGACACTGCGGCCAGCGGTGAAGAGGTGCTCGCCCGCTGGCCGGCGGAGCGTCACGACCTGGTGCTGATGGACGTCCAGATGCCGGGCATCGGCGGCGTCGAGGCCACCCGCCGGCTCACCCGCGACTACCCGACCGCCACCGTGGTCATGCTCACCGTCGCCGCCGACCGCGACGCCGTCGCGACAGCGATCGCCGGCGGCGCCCGCGGTTACCTGCACAAGGAGACCTCGCGCGAGGAGGTGTGCGCGACGGTCGCCCACGCGCTGACGTTGTCGGTGCTCGGCGGTGAGGCGCCGAAGCCGGCCGCGCCGCGACGTACCGACGATGCGCCTGACCTCACCCAGCGTGAGCTGCAGGTCCTGACCGGCATGGCGGGCGGCAAGAGCAACGCGCAGATCGGCCGGGACCTGTTCCTGTCCGAGGACACGATCAAGACCCACGCTCGGCGGCTGTTCCGCAAGCTCGACGTCGGGGACCGCGCCGAGGCTGTCGCCTCAGGCTTCCGCCACGGGCTCGTCTCCTAG
- a CDS encoding DUF5319 family protein translates to MKDDSPIDPFAGDPSDPAAALSADDYDDEPLTDDERQDLLEDLEDLEVFQALLGPRGIKGLVVDCDDCHEAHYFSWDLIRGNLRSLLDAGAPHVHEPAYAPDPADYVSWDYARGFADGVLTADDDPADDDQPG, encoded by the coding sequence GTGAAGGACGACAGCCCGATCGACCCGTTCGCGGGTGATCCGAGCGACCCTGCGGCAGCGCTGTCGGCCGACGACTACGACGACGAGCCGCTGACCGACGACGAGCGACAGGATCTGCTCGAGGATCTCGAGGACCTCGAGGTGTTCCAGGCGTTGCTCGGCCCGCGCGGGATCAAGGGTCTCGTGGTCGACTGCGACGACTGCCACGAGGCGCACTACTTCTCGTGGGACCTGATCCGCGGGAACCTGCGCAGCCTGCTCGACGCCGGCGCTCCGCACGTGCACGAGCCGGCGTACGCGCCCGACCCGGCCGACTACGTCAGCTGGGACTACGCGCGCGGGTTCGCCGACGGCGTGCTGACCGCCGACGACGACCCGGCCGACGACGACCAGCCGGGCTGA